In Halococcus saccharolyticus DSM 5350, the following are encoded in one genomic region:
- a CDS encoding class I SAM-dependent methyltransferase has product MGYHTFDVDNADKLEEAAWRYRFLSAEELLGALALSSNHAAADLGSGTGFYTDDVAPHASEVYAVDIQEAMHEYYREKGVPANVELVTTGIEDLPFEDGSLDAAFSTMTYHEFASDDAFAAIHRVLGPTGRLVIVDWTATGTGENGPPLDERYTADAAADSLRDHGFAIEHEISRPETFLLVATIE; this is encoded by the coding sequence ATGGGGTATCACACGTTCGACGTCGACAACGCCGACAAGCTGGAGGAGGCAGCGTGGCGCTACCGGTTCCTCTCGGCCGAGGAACTGCTGGGGGCACTCGCACTCTCGTCGAACCACGCTGCCGCCGACCTCGGCAGCGGAACAGGGTTTTACACCGACGACGTCGCACCGCATGCGAGCGAGGTCTATGCGGTCGACATCCAGGAGGCGATGCACGAGTACTACCGGGAGAAGGGCGTGCCGGCGAACGTCGAACTCGTGACGACGGGTATCGAGGACCTCCCGTTCGAGGACGGCAGTCTCGACGCCGCATTCTCGACGATGACCTATCACGAGTTTGCGAGTGACGACGCGTTCGCGGCAATCCACCGGGTGCTCGGGCCCACGGGACGGCTCGTCATCGTCGACTGGACTGCCACGGGCACCGGCGAGAACGGCCCACCGCTCGACGAGCGATACACTGCCGACGCGGCCGCGGATTCGCTCCGTGACCACGGGTTCGCGATCGAGCACGAGATCAGTCGTCCGGAGACGTTTCTGCTGGTCGCGACGATCGAGTAG
- a CDS encoding DUF302 domain-containing protein, translating to MTLPIDPAQLDEDDIGVKRTTLEMSHEDAIEHVREVFTDAGFGIPSEFSPSELLNEKVDADRDPYYVLGACNPAIADRALDASDNRMGGLFPCNVVIWEEEPGVQTVYHVSIMRIARLVGMAPDGDTMADIIEDTGELADEAFEAL from the coding sequence ATGACGCTACCCATCGATCCGGCTCAACTGGACGAAGACGACATCGGTGTGAAACGAACCACCCTTGAGATGAGCCACGAGGACGCGATCGAACACGTTCGTGAGGTGTTCACCGACGCTGGGTTCGGCATCCCCAGCGAGTTCTCACCGTCGGAACTCCTCAACGAGAAAGTCGATGCCGATCGTGACCCGTACTACGTGCTCGGTGCGTGTAATCCGGCCATCGCCGACCGTGCGCTCGACGCCAGCGACAACCGAATGGGTGGGCTCTTTCCCTGCAACGTCGTCATCTGGGAGGAAGAGCCCGGCGTCCAGACCGTCTATCACGTTTCGATCATGCGGATCGCCCGACTCGTCGGGATGGCACCGGACGGCGACACGATGGCCGACATCATCGAAGACACCGGCGAACTCGCCGACGAAGCGTTCGAGGCGCTGTGA